The Helianthus annuus cultivar XRQ/B chromosome 16, HanXRQr2.0-SUNRISE, whole genome shotgun sequence genome includes a window with the following:
- the LOC110873092 gene encoding transcription factor bHLH25, which produces MEISQFRGFSELSGLDDLFFNNNNQWPYDDSMNMAFLDHAPVFMEPSPRPSKQLKTSSWNSCISSDQPIMNQNLAAPMEEGTVSSKGFTYGVQFGNRGAAKNTTPQDHILAERKRREKLSQRFIALSALVPGLKKMDKASVLGDAIKYLKTLKEKLKTLEEETKKKPNVESVFSVNRHGVLADGNPLPEVEARCSGKDVLIRVHCEKKTGIVEETLALIQKHHLSVINTTAMAFATSALDITVVAQMDQEFTITMKDLVNNLRTGLQRFM; this is translated from the exons ATGGAGATTTCGCAATTCAGAGGCTTTTCAGAATTGTCAGGATTGGATGACCTttttttcaacaacaacaaccagtgGCCATATGATGATTCAATGAACATGGCATTTCTAGATCATGCACCTGTGTTTATGGAACCATCCCCAAGGCCATCTAAGCAACTCAAAACCAGCAGCTGGAATTCGTGCATAAGCTCTGATCAGCCCATCATGAATCAGAATCTAGCTGCCCCTATGGAGGAAGGCACTGTTTCTTCCAAGGGCTTCACTTACGGTGTCCAGTTTGGCAATCGCGGTGCTGCCAAAAACACTACACCTCAAGACCATATCCTGGCAGAGCGAAAGCGAAGGGAGAAACTCAGCCAAAGGTTCATAGCGCTCTCTGCTTTAGTCCCTGGCCTTAAAAAG ATGGATAAAGCTTCTGTTCTTGGAGATGCAATCAAGTACTTGAAAACCCTCAAAGAAAAATTGAAGACACTTGAGGAAGAGACCAAGAAGAAACCAAATGTGGAGTCAGTGTTTTCTGTGAACAGACATGGGGTGTTAGCTGATGGTAACCCACTACCTGAAGTTGAGGCAAGATGTTCCGGCAAGGATGTCTTAATTAGGGTTCACTGTGAGAAAAAAACAGGTATTGTAGAAGAAACCCTAGCTCTGATCCAAAAGCATCATCTCTCCGTCATAAATACCACTGCCATGGCCTTTGCTACTTCTGCACTGGACATAACTGTTGTTGCCCAG ATGGATCAAGAATTCACCATCACAATGAAGGATCTTGTTAACAATCTACGTACCGGACTCCAACGATTCATGTGA